GCGCCGCAGCGCCGTAGAAGGCGAACGCCTTCATCAGCTCGCGCGGGTTGTGCCCGAACAGCATCATCAGCAGCGTCAGGGCCGAGGGTGCGATCAGCGCGGATCCCGCGCCTTGCACGGCGCGACCTATGAGCTCGACCTCGACGTTGCCGGCTGCGCCAGCGATCGCGGAGCCGGCGAGCAGGACGACCCAGCCGAGACTGAACATCCGCCGAGCGCCGAACAGGTCGGCCAGCTTGCCCCCGAGCAGCAGCAGGCCTCCCAGCGCGACGACGTAGGCGTTGAAGACCCAGGACAGGTTCTCCTGGGAGAAGCCGAGATCGGCCTGCATCTGCGGCAGTGCCACGCCGATGATCGAGGTGTCCATGATGACCATGAACTGGGCTGCGGCGATCGCCGCGAGCCCGAGCCACCGCCGTGAGGCGGGAGGCACAGAGGGACTGGACATGGTGAGTCTCCTTCGGGTTGTCCGTTCTCAGGTCCGCAAGTGCGGACCAGACGACTTGATGAATACCATAGGGGGGTATAGTATTCCCAAGCAAGAGAAACTCGGAATAAATACCGGAGGGGGGTACGTTGAACTCACCAGTCACCGAACACACAGGAGGAACCGGGATGAGCAGCAACGAGACCGCCGCGCACCACCAGCACGGCTACATCCACGCGAAGGACGACTACCTCAAGCGGCTGCGCCGCATCGAGGGTCAGGCGCGTGGCCTGCAACGGATGGTCGAGGAGGAGCAGTACTGCATCGACATCCTCACGCAGGTCTCGGCGATGACGAAGGCGTTGCAGTCGGTCGCCCTGGGCCTGCTCGACGAGCACATGGCCCACTGCGTGGTCGATGCCGCCCGAGAAGGCGGCTCCGAGGCCGAGATCAAGCTCAAGGAAGCCTCCGACGCCATCGCCCGGCTCGTCCGGTCCTGACCAGATCCACACAGAGAGAGGAACCATCACCATGAGCGAGACCCGTACCTACGCCGTCACCGGCATGACGTGCGGCCACTGCGTCGCCTCGGTCACCGAGGAGGTCCAGGAGATCCCCGGCGTCGAGAAGGTCGACATCGTCCTCGACACCGGTGCCGTGACCGTCACCAGCAGCCAGACTCTCGACGACGCAGCCGTCAAGGCAGCCGTCGAAGAGGCCGGATACCAGCTCGCATGAGCACGCCGGTCCGGGTCTTCGGGTTCCTGCTCGCCCTCGCCGCAGCGTTCGGCATCGCACTCGGGGTCGGCAACGCCGTCGGCCCCTTCGAGACCAATGACGAGCCGGCTGCTCACGACGGTGGCCACGCCGAAGGCCACGACCCCGACCAGTCCAGCACGACACCCGCCGCTGACATCCCAGGAGGACTGATGGTTTCGCAGGACGGCTTCACCC
This is a stretch of genomic DNA from Nocardioides sp. InS609-2. It encodes these proteins:
- a CDS encoding metal-sensitive transcriptional regulator — protein: MSSNETAAHHQHGYIHAKDDYLKRLRRIEGQARGLQRMVEEEQYCIDILTQVSAMTKALQSVALGLLDEHMAHCVVDAAREGGSEAEIKLKEASDAIARLVRS
- a CDS encoding cation transporter yields the protein MSETRTYAVTGMTCGHCVASVTEEVQEIPGVEKVDIVLDTGAVTVTSSQTLDDAAVKAAVEEAGYQLA